A DNA window from Bos javanicus breed banteng chromosome 10, ARS-OSU_banteng_1.0, whole genome shotgun sequence contains the following coding sequences:
- the FBXO34 gene encoding F-box only protein 34 isoform X2, whose protein sequence is MHLKPYWKLQKKGQPLEIGTGTLRTPMSHQQAISDEECKARCMKSSVFPSASLGKASSRKPFGILSPNVLCSMSGKSPEESSLNVKTKKNAPSATIHQGEEGEGPLDIWAVVKPGNTKEKIAFFAAHQCSNRIGSMKIKSSWDIDGRATKRRKKSGDLKKAKIQLERMKEVNSRCYQPEPFACGIEHCSVHYVSDGGDGVYAGRPLSVIQMVAFLEQRASALLASCAKTCTNSPAVVRFSGQSRGAPPNPEPLSAPGACEEPAERRNPEVGETQSEPVRVLDMVARLESECLKRQSQREPGSLSRNNSFRRNVGRVLLVNGTQAEESKADKGALEVPDTQVKTVGSVSVGCSPLRADHCSPQGDQAWDGAPRGCPSVPAGMSLHTDSAEFEPDQQTAMKSSNRHDVEMTEELVGPPLPPLTCPQAIELPTDAVDGISEELVPLANRNPDQRKRESLCISITVSKVERDQSSSSESCEDPLPGMLFFLPSGQHSSGHSQSDESTTEESSEASQLEEAAEGDSAPEEKSVSVDSFVPLASPVESTLPMLEASSWKKQVSHDFLETRFKIQQLLEPQQYMAFLPHHIMVKIFRLLPTKSLVALKCTCCYFKFIIEYYNIRPADSRWVRDPRYREDPCKQCKKKYVKGDVSLCRWHPKPYCQALPYGPGYWMCCHRSQKGFPGCKLGLHDNHWVPACHSFNRAIHKKAKGTETEEEY, encoded by the coding sequence ATGCACCTTAAGCCATACTGGAAACTCCAGAAGAAAGGGCAACCTCTGGAAATCGGCACGGGAACTCTGAGAACTCCTATGAGCCACCAACAGGCTATCAGTGATGAAGAATGCAAAGCTAGGTGTATGAAATCAAGTGTCTTTCCTTCAGCCTCTCTTGGTAAAGCATCATCTCGAAAGCCTTTTGGAATCCTTTCTCCAAATGTTCTGTGCAGTATGAGTGGGAAGAGTCCTGAAGAGAGCAGCTTGAATGTTAAAACCAAGAAGAATGCACCATCTGCAACAATCCACCAGGGTGAAGAAGGGGAAGGGCCGCTCGATATCTGGGCTGTTGTGAAACCGGGAAATACCAAGGAAAAGATAGCATTCTTTGCAGCCCACCAGTGCAGTAATAGAATAGgatctatgaaaataaaaagctcCTGGGATATTGATGGGAGAGCtactaaaagaaggaaaaaatcagGGGATCTTAAAAAAGCCAAGATACAGTTAGAAAGGATGAAGGAGGTCAACAGCAGATGCTACCAGCCTGAGCCTTTTGCATGTGGCATCGAGCACTGTTCTGTGCATTACGTGAGTGACGGCGGGGACGGCGTGTATGCCGGGAGGCCTCTATCGGTCATACAGATGGTGGCCTTCCTCGAGCAAAGAGCCAGCGCTCTGCTAGCCAGTTGTGCAAAAACCTGCACTAACTCACCTGCTGTGGTGCGGTTTTCCGGGCAATCCAGAGGTGCACCCCCAAACCCCGAGCCTTTGTCCGCCCCAGGAGCATGTGAAGAACCTGCAGAAAGGAGAAATCCTGAGGTTGGTGAAACACAGAGCGAGCCTGTCCGTGTCCTCGACATGGTAGCCAGGCTGGAGTCCGAGTGCCTGAAGCGGCAGAGCCAGCGGGAGCCCGGGAGCCTCTCGAGGAATAACAGCTTTCGCCGCAATGTGGGCCGCGTGCTGCTTGTGAATGGCACCCAGGCTGAGGAAAGCAAAGCAGACAAAGGCGCCTTGGAGGTTCCTGACACTCAGGTGAAAACTGTGGGGTCTGTATCTGTGGGCTGCAGCCCCTTAAGAGCTGACCATTGTTCTCCTCAGGGAGACCAGGCCTGGGACGGCGCGCCTCGAGGCTGCCCCTCGGTGCCGGCAGGCATGAGTTTGCACACAGACAGTGCAGAGTTCGAGCCAGATCAGCAGACTGCCATGAAAAGCAGCAACAGGCACGATGTGGAAATGACAGAGGAACTTGTTGGGCCACCTCTTCCTCCTCTCACCTGTCCCCAAGCCATTGAACTGCCCACAGATGCTGTTGATGGCATTAGTGAAGAGCTTGTGCCGCTTGCTAACCGAAATCCCGATCAGCGCAAAAGAGAATCTCTGTGCATTAGTATCACTGTGTCCAAGGTAGAGAGAGACCAGTCTTCCAGTTCGGAGTCCTGTGAAGACCCACTTCCAGGGATGTTGTTTTTTTTGCCATCTGGTCAGCACTCGTCAGGCCACTCCCAGTCAGATGAAAGCACAACAGAAGAGTCTTCCGAGGCCAGTCAGCTTGAAGAGGCTGCTGAAGGTGACAGTGCACCTGAGGAAAAAAGCGTCTCGGTTGATTCGTTTGTCCCACTGGCCTCTCCTGTGGAAAGTACATTACCAATGCTTGAGGCATCCAGCTGGAAGAAGCAGGTGTCACATGACTTTCTAGAGACCAGGTTTAAAATCCAACAGCTTTTAGAGCCTCAGCAGTATATGGCTTTTCTGCCCCACCACATCATGGTGAAAATCTTCAGGTTACTTCCTACTAAGAGTTTAGTGGCTCTTAAATGTACCTGCTGCTATTTCAAGTTTATCATTGAATATTACAATATCAGGCCAGCAGATTCTCGCTGGGTTCGGGATCCACGCTACAGAGAGGATCCGTGCAAGCAGTGCAAGAAAAAATATGTGAAAGGGGATGTGTCCCTGTGCCGGTGGCACCCCAAGCCCTACTGCCAGGCGCTGCCCTACGGGCCGGGGTACTGGATGTGCTGCCACCGGtcccagaagggcttccctggctgtAAGCTGGGGCTCCATGACAATCACTGGGTCCCTGCTTGCCATAGCTTTAATCGGGCAATCCATAAGAAAGCAAAAGGGACTGAAACTGAAGAGGAGTATTAA
- the FBXO34 gene encoding F-box only protein 34 isoform X1, whose translation MGFGASVGLRRAALGARSVSAVGSEPGLRLPPLYRGVQPLARPRPGQERRTSVMHLKPYWKLQKKGQPLEIGTGTLRTPMSHQQAISDEECKARCMKSSVFPSASLGKASSRKPFGILSPNVLCSMSGKSPEESSLNVKTKKNAPSATIHQGEEGEGPLDIWAVVKPGNTKEKIAFFAAHQCSNRIGSMKIKSSWDIDGRATKRRKKSGDLKKAKIQLERMKEVNSRCYQPEPFACGIEHCSVHYVSDGGDGVYAGRPLSVIQMVAFLEQRASALLASCAKTCTNSPAVVRFSGQSRGAPPNPEPLSAPGACEEPAERRNPEVGETQSEPVRVLDMVARLESECLKRQSQREPGSLSRNNSFRRNVGRVLLVNGTQAEESKADKGALEVPDTQVKTVGSVSVGCSPLRADHCSPQGDQAWDGAPRGCPSVPAGMSLHTDSAEFEPDQQTAMKSSNRHDVEMTEELVGPPLPPLTCPQAIELPTDAVDGISEELVPLANRNPDQRKRESLCISITVSKVERDQSSSSESCEDPLPGMLFFLPSGQHSSGHSQSDESTTEESSEASQLEEAAEGDSAPEEKSVSVDSFVPLASPVESTLPMLEASSWKKQVSHDFLETRFKIQQLLEPQQYMAFLPHHIMVKIFRLLPTKSLVALKCTCCYFKFIIEYYNIRPADSRWVRDPRYREDPCKQCKKKYVKGDVSLCRWHPKPYCQALPYGPGYWMCCHRSQKGFPGCKLGLHDNHWVPACHSFNRAIHKKAKGTETEEEY comes from the coding sequence AACCTCTGTTATGCACCTTAAGCCATACTGGAAACTCCAGAAGAAAGGGCAACCTCTGGAAATCGGCACGGGAACTCTGAGAACTCCTATGAGCCACCAACAGGCTATCAGTGATGAAGAATGCAAAGCTAGGTGTATGAAATCAAGTGTCTTTCCTTCAGCCTCTCTTGGTAAAGCATCATCTCGAAAGCCTTTTGGAATCCTTTCTCCAAATGTTCTGTGCAGTATGAGTGGGAAGAGTCCTGAAGAGAGCAGCTTGAATGTTAAAACCAAGAAGAATGCACCATCTGCAACAATCCACCAGGGTGAAGAAGGGGAAGGGCCGCTCGATATCTGGGCTGTTGTGAAACCGGGAAATACCAAGGAAAAGATAGCATTCTTTGCAGCCCACCAGTGCAGTAATAGAATAGgatctatgaaaataaaaagctcCTGGGATATTGATGGGAGAGCtactaaaagaaggaaaaaatcagGGGATCTTAAAAAAGCCAAGATACAGTTAGAAAGGATGAAGGAGGTCAACAGCAGATGCTACCAGCCTGAGCCTTTTGCATGTGGCATCGAGCACTGTTCTGTGCATTACGTGAGTGACGGCGGGGACGGCGTGTATGCCGGGAGGCCTCTATCGGTCATACAGATGGTGGCCTTCCTCGAGCAAAGAGCCAGCGCTCTGCTAGCCAGTTGTGCAAAAACCTGCACTAACTCACCTGCTGTGGTGCGGTTTTCCGGGCAATCCAGAGGTGCACCCCCAAACCCCGAGCCTTTGTCCGCCCCAGGAGCATGTGAAGAACCTGCAGAAAGGAGAAATCCTGAGGTTGGTGAAACACAGAGCGAGCCTGTCCGTGTCCTCGACATGGTAGCCAGGCTGGAGTCCGAGTGCCTGAAGCGGCAGAGCCAGCGGGAGCCCGGGAGCCTCTCGAGGAATAACAGCTTTCGCCGCAATGTGGGCCGCGTGCTGCTTGTGAATGGCACCCAGGCTGAGGAAAGCAAAGCAGACAAAGGCGCCTTGGAGGTTCCTGACACTCAGGTGAAAACTGTGGGGTCTGTATCTGTGGGCTGCAGCCCCTTAAGAGCTGACCATTGTTCTCCTCAGGGAGACCAGGCCTGGGACGGCGCGCCTCGAGGCTGCCCCTCGGTGCCGGCAGGCATGAGTTTGCACACAGACAGTGCAGAGTTCGAGCCAGATCAGCAGACTGCCATGAAAAGCAGCAACAGGCACGATGTGGAAATGACAGAGGAACTTGTTGGGCCACCTCTTCCTCCTCTCACCTGTCCCCAAGCCATTGAACTGCCCACAGATGCTGTTGATGGCATTAGTGAAGAGCTTGTGCCGCTTGCTAACCGAAATCCCGATCAGCGCAAAAGAGAATCTCTGTGCATTAGTATCACTGTGTCCAAGGTAGAGAGAGACCAGTCTTCCAGTTCGGAGTCCTGTGAAGACCCACTTCCAGGGATGTTGTTTTTTTTGCCATCTGGTCAGCACTCGTCAGGCCACTCCCAGTCAGATGAAAGCACAACAGAAGAGTCTTCCGAGGCCAGTCAGCTTGAAGAGGCTGCTGAAGGTGACAGTGCACCTGAGGAAAAAAGCGTCTCGGTTGATTCGTTTGTCCCACTGGCCTCTCCTGTGGAAAGTACATTACCAATGCTTGAGGCATCCAGCTGGAAGAAGCAGGTGTCACATGACTTTCTAGAGACCAGGTTTAAAATCCAACAGCTTTTAGAGCCTCAGCAGTATATGGCTTTTCTGCCCCACCACATCATGGTGAAAATCTTCAGGTTACTTCCTACTAAGAGTTTAGTGGCTCTTAAATGTACCTGCTGCTATTTCAAGTTTATCATTGAATATTACAATATCAGGCCAGCAGATTCTCGCTGGGTTCGGGATCCACGCTACAGAGAGGATCCGTGCAAGCAGTGCAAGAAAAAATATGTGAAAGGGGATGTGTCCCTGTGCCGGTGGCACCCCAAGCCCTACTGCCAGGCGCTGCCCTACGGGCCGGGGTACTGGATGTGCTGCCACCGGtcccagaagggcttccctggctgtAAGCTGGGGCTCCATGACAATCACTGGGTCCCTGCTTGCCATAGCTTTAATCGGGCAATCCATAAGAAAGCAAAAGGGACTGAAACTGAAGAGGAGTATTAA